The DNA segment GCCGACAAAGTCAAATGTTAAACACAATCTATTGGACCTTATGTTTAAAGTGTACCTTGGGCCGAGAACACTACTGACAAACACTAAATTTCACCACACAATCTAATTTGACCAACTGAATTGTTCACATGCAAACATTTAATGTTTTGGGCCGATACAATTTACTGTTAAATGAATATGATTGGGCCTCTAATACATTGATCACATGGGCCGCTATATGAATCACATGGGTCGAATCATTTCTAGCCGACAACTAAATTGAATACTATTGAATGATTGGGCCGTTGATCTTTATTATTGTCAGAACACATGCAAGATTATTGTGATATTGTCTTGTGCCTATCACCAATTAATGAACGCATGTAAGTTGATTTTTATGATTGGGCCTCAAATCTACTTATCCGACAACCTTTTAATGCTACCATGCTTTCCAATATATTCTCCGACAATCGGTTTTATCATAAGCAACTTATTGGACCGTTAATTTGTATTTGACTGTTACTGTTTTTTTTTATGTTCACATGCAATGTATTGTTCCGATGACAATTTTCTGAACCGACAAGTTTTTCACATGTAACTTTGATTTTATAAATTGCCGACAATTGTTAATCTTCACATGCAATATCGATATTCAATGAATTTTAAAGGACATCACTTCACGACACACTTTTCATTGGACCAACAACTGTTATGTTcacgttcaagcggaatcaagatgTTTTTTAAGCGAaattaaaggtttttttttttaagcgGAATCACCAAtttcaatttcaagcgaaatcaggactttatctttcaagcgaaatcaacaagtaacttcaagcggaattagtgattttggagcggaatctgattCAACTAACACATATAATTTCGAGCGGAATAAggacttttcaagcggaataaggtctGATTTGAAGCGAAAAAAggacttttcaagcgaaattaggacttttcaagcggaataacgacttttcaagcggaataaggactgatttcaagcggaatcaagctGATGACGCGAAAACGGACCTAAAAACtcagatttctcctaaacggctttGAATTAGGATTTGAAACTttgtagggttgtagatcaggtgTTTACGCACAAATATCAAAAAATTAGCTgatttggaccgtaaaaacccgttcaatttgatgaaaatcagttaaaaacgtgaaaaatatgaaaaagatgaagaaatagatgaaatccgGATCTGAAATCGATGAAATCACGAGCGGAAATGTGTGAtggatcagtgcaatcgagctctcctgctctgataccacttgtaagaccggttttgactccgaaacgattgcgaaacgaacgtatgacgtgcggaatccgtacacgaacgcgacctaacatacacgatgtaatataaacgtgattctatataAGATTTGATAAAGTACAACACcttgaatcactttctctctctagaatctctctctagatctagagctCTCCTAAACACAAATGAGCCAAAAGTCTAAATTCTAATACTAAagcccctatttataggccaagggtaattaatgagatttctcattaattatagaactgccaccttgccttttgactAGCTATCTCTAATATTGCAATATAAAGCTCGTTTTGAACTGTTTCTCGCTACtgctcggattgacgaatgcgatggacataaatgcactaacaccCCCCCACCTAAAAAAAACCCctaaccccaccccccaaaaacctaaaaaaaactaacccccccccccctcacccctcaaaaacctaaaaaaaaactaagCCCCCTCCCCCACCCACCCAAACTAAATGCcgaaaactaaaccataaagctaaactccataactaaatgctaaaaacattttacaaaatcactctacaagatcaaaattactctacagggtcattttacaaaattactctacatgatcatttgtagagtaattttgaattgtatattgtttgataaacttgcagagtaattttaattcacttgtaaagtaattttgatgcagagtaattttgatacacttgtaaagtaattttgataattaccctgcAAGATCAAATTTACTctacaatattttttttaaattaatctacaaagatcaaaattactctacagtgTCATTTAAAGAGTAATTTTAATAATtactaataattacaaaaatatcatctcgtttttttaataaaacttttaGTTTGTACATTTTGtacgttaatttttttttttttttgtatttgatttttttatCAGAATAAATAATGAGGGGGAGATGATGACATGTTTGGCTATTGGTGGGGGCTAAGAACTAAATGTTTAATACAAACTTTAAAATAGGGAGCTTTTTGTGACTATCAAAAGTTAGAGATCGTAttaaaaaaagagagaaaaagcTACGAGTTAGTAACTCAACTatcaatatttttttatataaaaaaatcaaaactgGTTAATTAGTACCCTAAATACGTTCAATATAAAAACCAATCGTATTCAACGCCTAAGTTAACTCAAGATTTTGTATGAGTTAATGGAATAAACGAGATAATGGAATGAACAAAGAAATTAAATGGATCGTTACCATTTCATAGTCTTATTTGGTTACCATGTGCAGTGGCGAATCTTGACCTAAAACTCTGCATGGGCCGATGTTTTTTGAAGATAAAATCAGTCTGGGCCGAACCaatacacatttaaaaaaattctCGAAAACCTGAAATTTAACACTACTGGGCGAAAAAATCGCACGGGCCGAGGCCCGGTCCGGCCTCCTCTAAGCTCCTCCCCTGACCATGTGAGAATAGCATGAATCATTACCTTTTGTTGTTTGATAGGCAGGAAAAGCCGAAGGAATAAAATCGGCGATGAGTGGTCGCGGTGGGTGGCGGCAAAGATGGTTAGTGGCGGCGGTGGAGGATGGCGGCGGCGGCGGGTGCTGTCGTCGACAAAGATGGGTGGCGGCGACGATGGGTGGCGGTGGCCGGTGATGGCGGCGACGATCGGTGGTAGTGGTCGACGGTGGCATCGGTGGTCGGGTTGGCGTTGGTCGATGACGGTGGCGAAGgcggtgggtggtgatggtggtcgATGGTGGCGGTGGTCAATGGTGGGTGGTGGCGGAGGGTGGCAACGGTGGTCGGCGGTGGCGGGTGGTGGCAGTTATGGTTGGGGTGGTGGTAGCAGTTGTTGGCAGTGGCGGCTGTGGTCAACAGTGGCAGGTGGTGGTGGGCGGTGGCGGTGATGGTCCGCAACGGAGGGTCGCGGTGATGGTCCGCAACAGAGgatggcggtggtggtgatgAAGGGTGAGATAGTGAatgaaatgaaaaagaaaaaaggaAGGTGGATGAAATGAATTTGAGAGAATTGAATGTGTTATCTAACGGGTAATCTCATTACCTTAACcaaacaaacacattttttttattCCTTCACAATAGTGATTCTGTTATATAAAATTGTAGTTAAAATCAAATTCTTTTTATTGATTTGTTTTTATGGTCACAAACCTTTAATTTAGGAAGATATTAATggaataaaattcaaaacataaCAAATTGAAGTCTTTGATTCAACAATTTGTACCAAAGGGGTGATGGTAGCAAGAGGTGTTTCTAAACGGTTAGAAGTTAAGTCATACGGTTTTAAGAGTTGTATGGTGCAGTTTATGATTTGTTTTTGATGATTTAACGGTGCAGTCCAGTTTAGAACTTAGAATCGATGGTATATACTGTAAACCGAACTAGTCATTTAACTATTATTATTACATTGCTCTTTTCACTTTTTTGAATTTTGGTTATATTTATAATCCCTCTTTGTTATTTTAAAACTTTTAACACAAACTAgcaattttaaaaagaaaaaaaatggttGAAACATCTAAAACTGACTTGTTAAATCGTCAAACAAATCAATTTGGCTTGTCATTTCCTGACACTATATAGTTAATGATTCACCTAAAACTTAGAATATTCTAAAACATACCGTAAACATCCTGAAATTAAAATCCATGTTTAAAAAAAACGGAAACTAGAATATGACATTTTGGCACAACTTTATAGTTCTAGCTTTATAACATGGTTTATTATTTTATGACATTCTAGATTTATTATTCTCAGCATCCCGTTGTTTGATTACTAAAAATCTTTGCCGCTTGAAAAAGAGGTgtaaaaaaagagaaaaagagaaaaatgaCGCTAAAAATGAATAAGTTAAACTACATCAAAGACAAGCAAACTCACGATAACATCGAGTTTATATGTCATTTTCGAACTTGAACCATGCAAAGTGTAGTTTTAATATCTTAATAGaaagaaataaaaagaaacataTTTCCCTATGTGAAAGGAAGAAATTTTTGTAATGTGTCTGTAATCAACAGTTGCTTAATTTAGGATGGTTCCTGTAatgtgtctttttttttttttttttttttttttgaaaaatttacaAAAAAGAGATGTTGACTAAGAGAATTATGGAAATGGACATGTATAGTGTATAGTTAGCcattacccaaaaaaaaaaaaaaaaactgacccAAAAAGAGCCAATTAGGACATGTCAAATAGGATACGCTGGCTAAGACTCTTAGAATTTAGCCGGCATAAATAACCTTGAAAATTACAACAGGGTCCACAAAAAGAACAATCAAAATTGTAACATGTGTAAAGTACGGATTATTTGAAAAAGAGAACTAAATTCAACCGGCGGATAAAAAGGCAGAAGGCTAAATCTAGCTGGCGGCTTAATGCGAAGGCTAAATCCTAGCCGTTGGCTACATTTAGCCATGCATTACATGTATTTCAATTTAATTAGCTATTATATGGATTCCTTTGTGTTTTATCCTAAGTTTTTATGTTGTGTAAGCCCTAGATGTCTTAGCCAATGAGTCATATATATCATCTGCCGGttcagggttttttttttttttttttttttttttaagtaagCCTGATTTATAACGGTTAAATGTCCATGTTCACTATGTCAAGTTAGTTGTTATGTGTGTCTAATTTTGATGACATTTTCCTTATTTTTCTAAGGTTATCTCGGGCATGGTTGTGCTTCCTAGGGTAGTGCCACGTCACCAAAGGAGAGTGTTTGTCCTAAAGTACTTATATTCGGTGATTGTAGTCTGTAGATAGGGACAGCTAACATGGATGAGTTTACcaatgttaaattaatttatttaagtattataatataaaaataaccAATAATTTTCCATTAAACTATTAGAAAGTATTGAAAGgtcattacattacattacaataTAAATAATATTCAAATGCCTACATTATGGAAACCATATAAAATCATTATAAGCGTGATCCCATAAGATGTATGCAGATTCTAACCAGATTTCAAGATTCGTTTATGGTATATCTTTTTTTAACGGCAATTTTGGATCGTTCGAAGAACCATTGGAGTATTATTGTGCCATTAACAAAAtcatccgatcatatccatcttcactaggcataatgcctatacaccaattaatgaagaaacccaataaatatggaacCCCCCCTCTTGTGAGAATTGAACCCAAGACCTATTGATCTCAAAGTTTTATCTCACCCATAatatgccactaggctataaagccatgtgGCATTTATGATAGATCTATATGCAAAATACACACCTTATTAACAACATTTCTAGCAAAATATAAATACACAAATTATTAACAACATTTCTAGCAAaatataagagttaattacatcgTTAGTCTATGTGGTTTATGCAACGTAACAAGATTAGGTATTAATAGTTTAAAGTCACACTCTGAGGTATCAACATTTCATTTTGTAACGAGTTTGGGTATCAACACTAACTTCTGTTAAGTTTTTTGTTTAGCTGTCTTTTCGCATTTTAGGACTAATTTAATCTTTTATAAAGTGAAAGGATCATTATGTAAACTGAAGAAACTAATATTTCTTTTTTATAAGTAAACACAAAAACCATTATACTCTTGTTAACAAACAACGGAGATTCCCTACCACCActtccaccacctccacctccaccaccaccggcTACCGCTAATTCTGAATCGATACctgacgaggtatgacccggatTGGCCAACCCGACCcggtcattacctattattttattataaatatatatttacatatgtTTATTCTAGAATCTTCTATTCTGCATGGATAGACCACGTAACCGAATCCCCAATCttttgggaagatcatgcaaatccctaacttgTCGGAGCCCATCCTAAGTTAGAGGAAATCctaatggtaaactataaataAAGGTAAACATCAAAGGTACGCATCTTCTGCTCtcgtttactctctctctctctctacacatATTCTCTTACTcccaaaccgagacttattctcacgccggagggtggttacaggaataaccccattcctgtaacgagtcctaatggtgttctgttttgcagttaGTTGTTCGGATCGCCAAGAGTTGAAGTCCTAGTAAGAGCCTACCGTtcaggtcagtgtttcttcattggcgccatccgtgggaccatTCGGTAACATCTGTTAACTTAGACCGAATGGCAAGCGACCAGAACACGGCAACCACACCAAACCAAGCAGTAATAACCAGTAATCCGCTGCTGGTGACGAGTTCTGTGGTTACCACCATGCCGGCCTCTCCCGCCGTAACCAGGTCTTTGGACCAGGAGTTTGAAGCATAATCACCACC comes from the Helianthus annuus cultivar XRQ/B chromosome 4, HanXRQr2.0-SUNRISE, whole genome shotgun sequence genome and includes:
- the LOC110906548 gene encoding heterogeneous nuclear ribonucleoprotein A1, A2/B1 homolog; translated protein: MVSGGGGGWRRRRVLSSTKMGGGDDGWRWPVMAATIGGSGRRWHRWSGWRWSMTVAKAVGGDGGRWWRWSMVGGGGGWQRWSAVAGGGSYGWGGGSSCWQWRLWSTVAGGGGRWR